The sequence AAAATGAAGAAACTGATGATGGTGAAGTTGCAAAGAAGTTGTACTGGGGATTCGGAGAGAAAAAGAGGTCAGGACTCAGGAGGATTAAAATCTGAAGGATGAAATGATggtaaaaaattttttcaatttaatgagTAAAGTTACTTTAGCCGTTTCAGAGAAGGAAgttcaaaatttgaaattaaagtaacTTTTTGGAGAAGGTGAAGTAGTGGAGAAAGAAGTTGAAAGATCATGGGAAACGTATTGGACAGATGTAAGGAGGAAAAGTGAAGCGAGTGTCATTTATGGTTACTTAATGCCTTGTGTTAATGGCATATTTAGGATTAAGTGCTTTCTCTCAAAATGATATCGAGAATAACACATTAATCATAGGGGGGCAATTTGTTGGTCGAAAATAATTTATTTCGAAGAAGGGAGTCATTCGAGAGTCAGTAGGTTGATCGATGAAGTAAACTGAAGACCTTAAGATCCGAGATTGTTTTTAGACGTTATATTGTCGAGCGAAAGGAACGGGAACAGTTACGCATATTTTCATAAACGTGGGAGTTACACTTCGATTTAATTGATTGgagatggctataaataggagaAGGCTCAAAGGCATAGGGGTTGGAAATTTGCTTCAGAAATTACTcacgcacactcacatcccagcgAATTTCTGAGTCTGCTTCGAGTCaaatttctgtagggttccttccacttgttttgcttttcatttacatttttttgcaaattttatttttcttgcaaatttatctttcaaatAACATTTAACATTCTTGTCCAATTTACATTCCCAGTACTTTTATTTTTCGAATTCAAAGTCCTTTGATCTAATCGAAGGCATTTtactgctttgtttaaattcaatgcaaatcATTTCAAATTCAGTCGATTTATTTTCAaagtctttatttattattttcagaTTTCCTTAAGTTTATGTCCGATCGAAAGGTTTTTGATGCACTTTGAAAAACTGGTACTCGCAAGAAGGAGTAGGTTTCACTCCCAGAccattagatatcgaaccaccatcaatttgctaaaaatcgacaagaCAAAGTGTTAACGCTATGAGTGATCTAGCACAATCTCGGTCACACCTTAACTTATACATTCTCAGGCAATAACTACAAACTTACCATGGCGATGATTAGTAGCTGTCTGAGTGAATGGTTCAATTCACCCTCTTCTTCTTAAAGATTAAGGGCAATAACTACAAACTTACCATGGCGATGATTAGTAGCTAGTTTGAGAGGATGGTCAGTCTCATTGGGACTAAGGCACAACCCAAACTCCTACAGAAGATAGTAATAGAGAAATTTTCATAACGGGCACAAGCCTGACAGAGCAATGCCGCATGGAGGTAGAAGACCTATCGATCGTGAATTGCCTTTTTCGGAAAAGAAGCAATAATGGTATCTAGGAAATAAATATCAACTAACTATATGCCAGCAATCGCAGTAAGACACAGGATGTAAAGATTATCCAAAATGATTGGGTTAAAGCATATGTAGGTGGTTTTTTAAGTTCATTGTCAGAATCCAGGGCTCAATCTTAAACAGTGAAAACTATCAGATTGGAGTACGGTAGGGATAGAAGAAATTTCTAGTAGATTGGTAAAATgcatagaaataaaaaagaacaacttaatttttaggattttgaaaaaaagataatgAGCTTAACAATGATAACTTTTATAACTTAATGTTTAGAATTTTAAAGAAATAAAGAACACAATTGTGTTAGGTTATTTAGCATTAACACTAAATTAACAGAAAATGAGAATATGATTAACATGGtacaattttttaatttaaaaaattaaaataatataattaaaatttcagagatttttaatattttatataatctttTCAAGAGTTNNNNNNNNNNNNNNNNNNNNNNNNNNNNNNNNNNNNNNNNNNNNNNNNNNNNNNNNNNNNNNNNNNNNNNNNNNNNNNNNNNNNNNNNNNNNNNNNNNNNNNNNNNNNNNNNNNNNNNNNNNNNNNNNNNNNNNNNNNNNNNNNNNNNNNNNNNNNNNNNNNNNNNNNNNNNNNNNNNNNNNNNNNNNNNNNNNNNNNNNNNNNNNNNNNNNNNNNNNNNNNNNNNNNNNNNNNNNNNNNNNNNNNNNNNNNNNNNNNNNNNNNNNNNNNNNNNNNNNNNNNNNNNNNNNNNNNNNNNNNNNNNNNNNNNNNNNNNNNNNNNNNNNNNNNNNNNNNNNNNNNNNNNNNNNNNNNNNNNNNNNNNNNNNNNNNNNNNNNNNNNNNNNNNNNNNNNNNNNNNNNNNNNNNNNNNNNNNNNNNNNNNNNNNNNNNNNNNNNNNNNNNNNNNNNNNNNNNNNNNNNNNNNNNNNNNNNNNNNNNNNNNNNNNNNNNNNNNNNNNNNNNNNNNNNNNNNNNNNNNNNNNNNNNNNNNNNNNNNNNNNNNNNNNNNNNNNNNNNNNNNNNNNNNNNNNNNNNNNNNNNNNNNNNNNNNNNNNNNNNNNNNNNNNNNNNNNNNNNNNNNNNNNNNNNNNNNNNNNNNNNNNNNNNNNNNNNNNNNNNNNNNNNNNNNNNNNNNNNNNNNNNNNNNNNNNNNNNNNNNNNNNNNNNNNNNNNNNNNNNNNNNNNNNNNNNNNNNNNNNNNNNNNNNNNNNNNNNNNNNNNNNNNNNNNNNNNNNNNNNNNNNNNNNNNNNNNNNNNNNNNNNNNNNNNNNNNNNNNNNNNNNNNNNNNNNNNNNNNNNNNNNNNNNNNNNNNNNNNNNNNNNNNNNNNNNNNNNNNNNNNNNNNNNNNNNNNNNNNNNNNNNNNNNNNNNNNNNNNNNNNNNNNNNNNNNNNNNNNNNNNNNNNNNNNNNNNNNNNNNNNNNNNNNNNNNNNNNNNNNNNNNNNNNNNNNNNNNNNNNNNNNNNNNNNNNNNNNNNNNNNNNNNNNNNNNNNNNNNNNNNNNNNNNNNNNNNNNNNNNNNNNNNNNNNNNNNNNNNNNNNNNNNNNNNNNNNNNNNNNNNNNNNNNNNNNNNNNNNNNNNNNNNNNNNNNNNNNNNNNNNNNNNNNNNNNNNATTTACTTTAGAAAATAAAGTGAGATATTTTATTattgaatgattttttttttatattttttttattctacctataaaataaataataataaattaaattttatcctctaaagtgaaattcaaaatttaatgtcTAAATTCGTATTTCCTTTGGTAGCAGATATACATAGATAAAACATGAATTTTGAACAAGATAAATATGTttaggaaaaaaaagagaaaaaacagaaagaaataatatacttGCAGAAAAAGAAACAAGATAAATTCGTTCCATGCGTAGTGATATGGTATATATACGATGTAGACAACATGTGTTGTACATATTGGTTTCTCGAGGAGGGGAAAACGATATGTTGCAAAATTATATAtgaaacaaaaatacaaaatccaaaaatatctataaaatattatttagCTTTGATTTAAAACTTCAATTTTTTCTTATAAATATATCAAAAGAATCCAACTTTTTTAGAATACAAAATGATATCTTCATAAGTAATCTTGtttgaaacataaaaaaataaaaaaattctttcaaCTACCGAATATTCTTTTATTTACTTCTAACTTTTttgttcaaaataaaaaataaaaaatccatttTTGCATTTGCACTTCCAATTTTCCATTATCATTTGCCATAAACTCCTAGCACGCTCCGATCCTCAAGCACGAAACATTCATTGAGATAactcgagagagagagagagaatcgctAAAGCCACAATCCCTCCCGATTGGCAGAAAATAGAAAGtgctggaaaaaaaaaaaaggaaaagtgaCAAgacaaaatttcaatttcaaacccAAAGCATACGCCAAAACCAAGAGCTGAGACACGAACCCACGTAGAAATTAGGAAGTTAGAATAGAGTAGAATAGAAAGCAAGCAAGCAAGCTATCCCCAACACCAGAAAGAAACTCCGCCGCCTCAAGCACCTCCGTTGCTTCCGCCTCCGCCGCCTTCGGCTCCGACTCCGCGCCGTCCTTCTCCTCTCGCTGCCCCTTTTCTACTTCCTTGTCTCCCACCCGACCCATTCCTTCCTCCTAGACTTCCTCTCCGCCTTCGCCTTCTCCGCCGCGCTCCTCCTCTCCCTCAACCTCGCTGTCCCCCGGCTGCCATCCATCCGCCTCCTCCTCGCCCGCTCCCTCCCCATCGGCCTCAAGGCCCCTTCCTCCCTCTGCAAGCCGGCGCCGACTCTCCCCGTCTTTTGGACCATCGGTTCCCACCAAAAGGTTGCTGCCTCCCCCGACTCTGCCGCCGCCACCACAACGTCCGGGTGCTGGGTGCAGGTCTACGGCAATGGCGACGTCTACGAGGGAGAGTTTCACAAGGGAAAGTGCTGTGGGAGTGGTGTTTATTATTACAGCATGAGTGGCCGGTATGAGGGGGATTGGATTGATGGCAAGTATGATGGGCATGGGGTGGAGACTTGGGCTAGGGGAAGCCGGTACCGGGGGCAGTACCGGCAAGGATTGCGGCACGGTTTTGGTGTGTATAGGTTCTACACTGGGGATGTATATGCTGGAGAGTGGTCTAATGGGCAGAGCCATGGGTGTGGGGTTCATACTTGTGAGGACGGAAGTAGGTATGTTGGGGAATTCAAGTGGGGCGTTAAGCATGGCCTTGGTCACTACCATTTCAGGTGAATTTTTCAAATTGCTTtagttgatttgagttgtttgaTGCATTTAAATTTTGGATGGATTTGATATCTTTTGGGGTTGTTTTTAATGAATAGGTTTGCCAATTGGTGTTGCATCTTGAATAAAGTTTCATGTATTTGTGGTTGTTTACTTGTTTTAACATGCTGATGAAAATGGTTTGTTATTGGTGCTTCTAAGTAGTTGAGTATATGTGTATTTTGTTTTAGGGTGTTGCATCATCCATCTTTAGAGATTGATATCTTTGTGGTCTCTTACTCTTAACTTGCTTGTTGAATTGTTTGGTGTTGGAGCATCTGCTATGGGTTTGAAACAATGATTTGAATAACAGGGTGGTTAAGTTCGTGCTTACGTTCTCCTCTTGTCCTCTTGGTGTTGCTTTGTTAGGATTTTACCATCAAGAATGATTGTATCGTGATTACATGCCTATTTTATTTGTTGCATATGGAATTGATTACACAAATAGGGTTTATTTTGTGCCTTTTTTGCAGCTTCGAGTTGTCTAAAGTCGGTGCAACATGCAAAACGTTATACTTAAGTTTCATCAAAATACCATTATAGGGCTTTAAAAATACTGATTAGCCATTCTTTACACTAAAATGAAACAATTGTTTTGAGGATGTTCTTATAACAAGCGTAACCAAGGAAAGAACtaagaaatttatttttatttgattacaCCAATCAGATCTACTCAGTTCAAAGCTGtagattttggatttttttatttttatttattttttaatgtggaGTAAGAGGTAAACATATCTACTAAAATGAAGGAATGGTGTctgaaattttaaatataaactaAACTTGTACatgattaatttattatattcTCCGTGTTTATCTAATTAGAAGTATTTATACCCATTGTCTTTGCTTTCTCTTCACAAGAAAAATATGGAATTGGTTGTAAGACTTCACAATTGTTTTGTTCCCCTAGAagcttgattttgaaaatttctttTCATCAGTAGAAGCAATAACTTACTTATTCTGAGAGGATAGTGTTTTTAAACTTCTTCTCATGATAACTTATCCAGATCTTTTTGGGATTTGTTTTGATTATGCTGTCACTATAAACTTTTATGTACCCTTTGGGTGTTTTTAGTCATACAAATACTTATTCGGTTCCAACTTTAGTGGCTCTTTATGCCTTTTTCCCTGTTTCAATCTAGTTTCAAAAACATAAGGCTATATTCTGTATGATATAATGAGTTCACCTTGGTACATACTCTGTTGAATATCTACTAAGACATCAACTGTTTTCTATCTTGAAAACTGACTATGTGAATCCAAGGTTCCTATAAACATAAATAAGCTCGGGAAGTCTCAACATAATTAAATTGCAAGTTGTAATCTAGACTAGCAGACTTGTAAGACTTTCTGTACTAAAAATtcaagttaaaaaaatattttcataacTGGACACAATTGAATACTATATTTTTACTGTTTTAGTTAATATTCAACTATTTCAATGTTATCTGAAAACAAATTTAAGACATTACAAAAGTATATCTTAGTTCATGACTCAATTGTTCTATGATCTTATAATTTGTACATGTTATTATTCTGTAGTtcagaaaaaataaatattgcATGATATAAACAAGTCAACTCAAGTATCCAATAAAACTGATCAAAATTTTacattttggaaaaaaaaaaaagaaaagaaaaactatgTAAGTTTGAATTTGTAATCTCTGTAGTATAATTAAGAGTTCACTGATTTTATTAGAGTTTAAAGTCGTAATAGTTTGACATAAAGCAAATTTGAGTGTGGGTTAACTTGTTTTTGAATTCTAGAATCCTAAACTAATTAAGAGTTTAACTTGAGAATTTGTGAATCACGGTTTGCTCCTAACGACCTAACCTCTTAGGCATATAGCAGTTGGTGGTGCTTATTTATGTAATGCAAGAATTCTTATTTCAGGTTTTGTTTATATGTCCTTGCATTAGGGACCCGTTCTTAATTGAATTATGTATGGAATTGTATGCACCTTATTCTTTCTTCACCAtgagaagttttttttttttttttttggtatttttgttGGTTAATTAAAAATGGGGATACATATGCTGGTGAGTACTTTGCTGACAAGATGCACGGGTTTGGGGTATACCGTTTTGCAAATGGCCATCGATATGAAGGAGCCTGGCATGAAGGTCGAAGGCAAGGACTTGGAATGTATACATTTAGAAATGGTGAAACCCAGTCTGGTCACTGGCAAAATGGAGTCCTTGACATCCCCAGCACACATAACACTGCTTATCCAGTTTCTCCTGTGGCTGTCTATCATTCCAAAGTACTCAATGTGGTGCAGGTACGTGCTTGTTATTTATGGTTAATTTACATTAGCACTTGACCTGGTttggttttctttttcattttctgtttttattttcagttttcataatttttatgaaagaaaaagagaaaacagTGATAAgtgaaaagaataaaattttgTTTAATGTTTTAAAAATGGAAACAGACAATGGAAATACAAACTAAACAGGCTCTGAATGTTCTTTCTCCAGCATTAACACCATTGTGTTTTAATTCCTACTTCTGGGCTTTGTTTGTGAAAACTAGGAAGCAAGACGAGCAGCAGAGAAAGCATATGATGTGGCCAAGGTTGATGAAAGGGTGAACAGAGCAGTAGCGGCTGCTAATAGAGCGGCCAATGCAGCTAGAGTAGCCGCAGTCAAGGCTGTACAAATGCAAATGAATCATGTTAACAATGAAAGCTTCCGTATTCCTGTTGTGTAAGACTATCGAGTATCGACCGCTGCTTTTATGTTAGTAGAGAAGCTTGAGATTGTAGCAGAGGGTGGTGGCTGGGCTACATGGTTCATACAGCGCATCGCCCATTTGGATAAGCTCTTTGGCATAACGCGCTCTTTCATTTCAAATTTTGAACTTTTGATTGATTTGCTTCAGGAATCTTACCACCAGGTAGCTGGCTGAGAACAAGCAGATTTGTCGTCTATCAGCTACAGGTCATGTATAGAGGGAGAAGGGTGATGGTGTCCATACGGTAAAAGAactattttataaatatattttttaatattgtcCTCTTATACTACATTTTTGTAAATTTTATGTAGATGTAAAAATGCTGGTGTTGTAGGTGAAACCTCAAACCAGCTACTGTTGTATTGTGGCTTGGTTATATAACGAGATATCTTTTATTTTTCCCCCAAATTGAAGTAGTTTGTGATGTGTAGATCCCATTAACTGGTAAACAGTGTTGATATAATGATATCTATCATGAAAAAGATATGTGCGAGATAAATAGTTACATTTCTATttagagaaaaagataaatagggATTTGATCTTTTGTCCCGTAGACTTTTTTGTTCctcattattaaaaatatttttaagtcNNNNNNNNNNNNNNNNNNNNNNNNNNNNNNNNNNNNNNNNNNNNNNNNNNNNNNNNCGACATGTTTAAAAGTtggacatatatatatatatatatattcttcggTTTATATGGATCCGTTAGATCCAGCAAGCAAAAAGTCTGATGTGGCTTTTGTGTCTGATGTGGCTTTTGTTGTGCTGACCTGACTGTTATGGATATATATAAGGGAGAGTTTTCAAAATGGAACACATTAATCCATTTTCTTCAAAATAAAATGGACATATAAATTCTTGATTGTCGCCGGTCCGATGCGCAACTTATTTTCCTTAAGCGATGTAAGTTGATCGAAACAAAATGAATGGCCTTTTGCCTTGGAGGGCTTTGTAAGCTGCAATGGACCGAGAGAAACACCATAAAGACTATGAGCATCATACTCCAGAACACAATTATAGTGGACTATTGCACTTGTGACTATTGTTTTGTAGCTAATTGGAACCTGTGTTCTTGCGGTGTTTATCTTATATGGAGGATTGTCTCATAGCGTTTTGGTGATGTTCTTGCAATCCAATCAGCATATCCATCCAGATCCTGTACCACTTGGGCATATCTTTCCTTTAGAAATCTTGCACTTTCTAGAGCAGAAATTAAAAGCTTCATTCATATCAATTCATAGCCTGTCTACAGGAACGAGATCATGGAAGCGTCGAAAAATTTTGTGGCTATTGTTTTGTAGCCGATTGGAACCTGTGTTCCTTTATAATGAATTTTGAatctttgatttagaaattaggTTGACATAAGGTCTTTTCTCGCTTTTTGCCTTCTTCAAGgaaccttttttttattttttttctttttttaatttcagCTAATTAATTAGTTCTTGGAATTAATTTGTGTTAGTTGAATTTAATGTTCTTTGACCGTCAGAAAATTTTGGTATGGTTTGCTAATTTTATGGTATGTTATTGTAGCTTGTTTTAAATTAGGAACAAATTTTGTGAAGAGCATTGTTGTGGAGCACATTGAATAAATTTTTAGCTAATtaattaattcttgcaattagtGAATGTGTTTCGTGTTAGTTAAATTTGATGTTGTTGTGTCATGAATTATTCAGGATTCAAGAGATTGTTTATGGTGAATGGACTATAATCACTGTTTTGATGTATTCTGATTTAACAGATTCAATATTGCTATCtatttgttttgttttgattTGGTAAGAATGTGTTAAGAGGAATTAGtttgttagttaattagttatttaattgGCACTCTTCGGTTAGAGATATTTTctggttttcttcttttttgtgtgCTACATATATTTGGGGGTTGCTCATTGTAAAGTGGTGACAGTGTGACATGCACTATTAATCAATAATGATATCAGTCTTTTTTTACAAGTCTAGAGTTCAATTTCTCTCTGTTCTGGTTCTGCATAATCAAGTCTAGTTCATGATCTTTTTATGATCATACCAAATCTTAATACAAAGTTTTTATGGTATCTAGAGCCTCTCACTTGTGTTCTTGATTCTCATTTTCTGCATAAGTTTTTGATTAATTctctgttcttttttttttcttcttctatcatGTCAATCACCTTATTAGATCCATTTACCACTAAACTTTCAATTTGTTCAATTTCGGATAAATTGGTGGATAATAATTTCAATACCTAGAGACACCAGGTTTTTCTTATAATTCAAAGTCTCGACCTTGTAGATCACCTGTACCAATCCAAGATTCCTATGCAATTTGAAGATGCTGCCAAGAAAACAAAGGTGGAAACCACTGAATCCAAGAATTGTATCATGAAAtcacttatcccaaaagtttAAGTTGATAAGAGAAAGTAACATTAATGGTTATAATTCTAACACTCTCCCTCAAGTAAAAGTCTATGTTTGGGTTTACTTGATTTTTGTAtagacatttttttttcttttttatttgtcttatgttattttttaacttttgggttcaccaagaatcgaactctaaacttttcaaaaatagaacTTTGATACCATGAAAACTTTGTATTAAGCTTTGGTATGATCAGAGAAAGATTATGGACTAGACTTGATTATGCAGGGagtgttagagatataaccattagtattACTTTTttctattagtttaaatttttgggATAAGTAGTTTCAtgatatggtatcagagctctatGTCCAGAAGGTTTTGAGTTCGATCTTTGATGAACCTCAAAAgtgaaaaaataacataaaacaaataaaagaagaaaatgttTATGGGACCTTTTGTCCAATTTTTAGAGATGCCAagaacttaaaaatatttttaaatggtGAGAGACGAAAATGTCTATGAAATCTTttgtccttttcttttctttgtataaTGGACTTTCTACTGAATTTTCTTGTGATTAGTCATTTAAATGCCTAGGACTATGTCATATAagggaaattttttttaaagaaagcaGTTAGGTTTAATAAAAAGAAATCTAAAACAAAATGTTTAGTATGTTGAGATAATTGTTNNNNNNNNNNNNNNNNNNNNNNNNNNNNNNNNNNNNNNNNNNNNNNNNNNNNNNNNNNNNNNNNNNNNNNNNNNNNNNNNNNNNNNNNNNNNNNNNNNNNNNNNNNNNNNNNNNNNNNNNNNNNNNNNNNNNNNNNNNNNNNNNNNNNNNNNNNNNNNNNNNNNNNATAATTAatcattaaatattaataaatattattatgtaatatataatatttttaaaagtaaagtattatttttgtctatAACAATTGAGATAAGTTTTAAAGTTATCCTTAGTTTAGATcattctatttaagtccctaatatTTCAAAATCGTCTTAATATTGTCCTATCGCTAGTGATTTGTTAACGAAATTGACACTGGAATAAAATTAAGATAATTTTAAAACGTTAAGAACTTAAATAAGGTAAAAAGGTTGGGAATAAAAGTGATACATTACTCTTAGAAGAATGAtcaaaaattaagtaaaatgATAATGAATTTTAATGAAATGAATTGCATTatgattttaataattttacTCATACTTGTATAATACTAGTTTATAAATTttcggaaaaagaaaaaaaaagagcatgatatatacaataaagtataaattatatatttttgtctCTAATATACCAAACttctttaatgtttaatttaattaaattttatttaacttttaaataaatttaattttttcttcaataattttaattttttaattaaaaataaatttacttaaaataaaagtaatgtgattaagaataaaatttaaaaacaaatttatttagaataaaataatataattaagagNNNNNNNNNNNNNNNNNgtataattatttatattttattgtatatatactatgctcttttttttttgcaagttatatttattagttattctataaatatttcatgatgagtaaaaatttttaaaaataaaaattaaaaaaataaatttacttaGAATAAAAGTAATGTGTTTAAGAATAATTtgcttagatgtgattaaaagtAATTTAATAACTACGtaccataaaaaaattaatattattgaaggataacactaaaatttattttaaaattaaaataatttacaaGTATTCCATCATGAGTAAAAATCTTAAAATCGTAATgaaatttattttgttaaaatttacttttttacTTGATTTGGAGTTATTCTAAGAGTAACGTATCGTTTTATCCCTAActttttcgtcctatttaagtccctaatatttcaaaatcatctcaattttATCCTATCgtgaattttaaaatattaggGACTTAAATCGAATTTAAACATTAGGGACAACTTTAAAATTTACTCCTAatcttaaaaacaaaaataatacttgTTTATACATTAGCCCAAAACTTAAAGTCAGGCCCAAAAACAGACAAAGTCCAATCACCAAAGCCAAATGCACTCTAGCAATACGCCCGACCTCAGGGGGCCAACCTGGTATGCAAAACCTTAACTACACCTATAAATAAGCTCAATCTTTATATGGGATCGAAACAATCCTTAGATAAAAGGGGAAGATAACTACCCATTAGAGTAGGAGGGGAGGTTACAGAGGTGACCACTAGGTCACTACCCAAACTATATAAATACTCCCTCCATCTTAGGTATTTTCTTAACTCTAATCTATTAAAAATTTGCCTAAAACTTTTACTAATTTAAGTATCGaaatcccttgcaggtaccaccccatcCTCAAGACGTCGGACAATGGCACCTCTCCCACAGAGACGTTGGATCCAACACCCAAAGAagtctggacctcacgttcaggcccaaTACACCAGTTTCAGGTAATCGACGCAATATTACCGTCGTTGCCGAGGACTTGGAAATTTAACACCCAACAATGACGGACGACTAACCGTCAGATGGACATGCCGCCTTAGAATCAGAAGCATATGAAGAAGCTCAACCCAACAACAATTAGTCAACTATTATTTCTCCACAACCTGAAAGAGGACGAGACACCTATGAAAACCGAGATCTTCCAAGTTAAAAGATAAGCTCAGAAGTCTGCCAACCTAGAGGAGAAGGAGACCCCACAGAACTCATAGGATTAGTTCATGGGAACCAAGATCGGCTGCAACAGCTCGAACACGAGCTAGAATGACAACAAGAGTCGGAGAGAGCCTTGCAAAGTGAAGTAAGACGACATAgggaattggaagaaaaactggAGAAGATAGAATCCGACCTCAGGGGCAGAAGATTCACCCTGGGAGGAGAAGACCCGTTTTCAAAACAGACATGGACCTCTACGACGGGACAATCGACCCACGACATCACCTAACCAATTTCAAGAGTCGTATGTACTTAGCTGGTGCATCGGATGCAACTCAGTGCAAAGCCTTCCTAACTACTCTAACAAAAGCAGCAATGAAGTTGTTCGATAGTCTTTCACCCAGATTGGTCACATGCTTCGATGACCTGGCTAGGAGCTTTCTCACCCGATTTTTCAATCAGAAGGACAAAACTAATCACGCCCTAAGCCTCTTGGGTGTTAAGCAAGAGCTTGGAGAATCACTTTGGACCTATAtgaaaaggttcaacaaagcgtgcTTAGAGATTCAGAACTTTTCCACGAAAGCACAATTATGGGGATAGTCAATAGTCTTAGAGAAGGTCCATTCTCATAATCCATATCAAAGAGACATCCAAGCTCTTTGTATGAGGTACAAGAACCAggtgagaagtacatcaacatggagaaattgAGAAAGTCTGTATTAGGACAAGGCAACCAAGGCCAATCCAAAGATAAAGAGA is a genomic window of Arachis ipaensis cultivar K30076 chromosome B06, Araip1.1, whole genome shotgun sequence containing:
- the LOC107647615 gene encoding uncharacterized protein LOC107647615, translating into MRSDMKASKQAIPNTRKKLRRLKHLRCFRLRRLRLRLRAVLLLSLPLFYFLVSHPTHSFLLDFLSAFAFSAALLLSLNLAVPRLPSIRLLLARSLPIGLKAPSSLCKPAPTLPVFWTIGSHQKVAASPDSAAATTTSGCWVQVYGNGDVYEGEFHKGKCCGSGVYYYSMSGRYEGDWIDGKYDGHGVETWARGSRYRGQYRQGLRHGFGVYRFYTGDVYAGEWSNGQSHGCGVHTCEDGSRYVGEFKWGVKHGLGHYHFRNGDTYAGEYFADKMHGFGVYRFANGHRYEGAWHEGRRQGLGMYTFRNGETQSGHWQNGVLDIPSTHNTAYPVSPVAVYHSKVLNVVQEARRAAEKAYDVAKVDERVNRAVAAANRAANAARVAAVKAVQMQMNHVNNESFRIPVV